The following DNA comes from Magnolia sinica isolate HGM2019 chromosome 18, MsV1, whole genome shotgun sequence.
TGTGCAAATGGAAGAGAACCATGGCCTAAGCTTCATGGTTTCATCCCAGACCAGTAGTCACTTTCCACCACCACAGGCTTCTATGCCTTTCAACACCCCTATGGCATTCAATGATCACCCTATCTCCAAGCCATGGAATCATGATCAGGTGGGTCTGAAATGAATTACTGGATCACACTTTCTGGTATGTCGATGGCTGGCAAAATAGCGAGAATCATGCAATGCGCTCGTTCTCTCTTTGGTACCCTCTCTAACATGGGTTTGTTATTCTGGTTTGTATCAGATGGAGAGTTTGGATCCCAGGGCTGGAAATGAACCGAATTGCACCGGCACCAACAACAACGATGGTTGTAATTCATGGTAGGCATCCATTTTTTCTCTTCAGATTTCATTTGGTGCAATCATGACCAATGTTTGAAATGGATGTGTTAAGTTAGGTATCTTTCACCATAAATACTGTTACATATTGCCCAATATGGGGTTGTTTCAGGCCATTCATGGATGATACCGGTATGTAtcggttgatatatatatatatatatatataagtttcagACAATACTTTAAACGTTGGTGCCAAAAAACATGCGTGTGTGACCCACTCGTGCATGTGTGCAACCCATGATCAAATTCACAGCCTTTACATTTTGATCTGTGTGTGTATGTCATGATGAAGTTTAGGAAAAAGGTCACTTTTTCTCTATTAATTTGTAAGAACATGTAAGAATCAGTGATGAAACTAAGGTGGGTTGGTTTTGGAGGTGGAGAAGCTCAACATCAGAGAAGAGCAAggtgaagatgaggaggaagctTAGAGAACCAAGGTTCTGTTTTCAAACAAGGAGTGATGTTGATGTGCTAGATGATGGTTACAAATGGCGGAAATATGGCCAAAAGATTGTGAAGAACAGTCTCCATCCAAGGTAACCTTTATAAGTTCAACTTAAATGCTCTTGAACATGTTAATTACACTGAAATTTCTATCATAGAAATTACACTTGAGTGATGCTTTCTAATAATGTTAGTGATGGGCGTCTTTAGCTAAACACTCATAAGTTCATCTGAGCCATTGGATTATTCCAGTGCgtgaatttctttatttttaccCCACGCATTCGCATCTTTGTTCCTCATATTGCACCCTGATAATCGCACTATGGATCTATGGGTCTAGTTCACTAATCAGGTTAATATGTAGAGGCTATCTCATGCACTTTAGCAATGGGTCCTATGAAACAAAAATACCCACATTGTCATCTCATCACTGGATCACGGTTAAAGGTGCAGCAATGGAAGGGCACTGCTTTCTCATTGTGTTAGTTTTAAATCTGGTTAGGGTGGGGTTGGTGAGAGCTGACATACACCTCATATATGAgtcatttttcttatatatattttgGAATTATCTTTTTCATGATCACCAACAAGACTTAATCGGTGGTGTACGTGATAACCAACTCAACCCCCCCCAGCTGGAGGCAATATATGGGTGATTTGTATGTGTCCGTGTGTTttctcatctataaatagtattcatcatcattatcatctaagccctTATACcaactaagtggggtccactacacaAATCACAGGTCTTCCCTCTAGTCGGGGTATCCACTAACCAACTGATCAACTCCCGAGCTAGAGGCAGAATATGAGAGAGTTGggagatttttcttcttctttttatttttttccacatCAAGATAATGGTATCTATTGATCATCTTTATCTAAGATTTATCCCAACTAACTGTAGTTGGCTACACGAATCGCGGGTCTTGCCTCTAGCGAGGGTATTCACTAACCAACTCAACTCCCAAGCTGGAGGCAATACATGGGTGATTTGTGAGTGTTCTTTCTCCTCCCCCCAAGAGATTAGTATATATccattgatcatcatcatcatctaagcttcatTCCAACTAATTGTGGTCCGCTACACAAATCCTTATCCACCATTCTACTACATCAAGAACCAGACCCTCAATTAAACCATAGGTGCATGGTCAGCTAAAACCTTGAtaagaaaagcaaaaaaagaaaaaagaaaaaaagaaaaaaaaaagacgtgATTTTACAAACTTCTCAATCTTTTACAATTTCTTACATAAGGAACAAGGGAAAATGTCAGTTTATTAATGCCATTTATGAACAGATGTGCTCATTCATATTATATTTAAATACTCTCATTCTTATCTGTGTTATCTAATACCAAATGATCTAAACAAGCAATATAAGCTCCTATTTATTACTTTCCAAAAATCTTCATCCTTATGCATTTATCTCATACTACAAGCTTCTATTTACAAGTTAAGATGAAGCCATTTTTAGAATGTTATATATGGAAGGTTTTAGTTCTAAGCCTTTTAAATCAGAACCATTCCTTCATTTTAAGATCCTCTCCTAACATTAGTTCTTGTTATATAAACAAACCGTTAGGTTATATTTATGATATCTTTTCTTAAATTGGTGTGGAAAGTTTTAATTAGATGAAATATATAAAAATCGAGGTTTGCAAGCATGGTTCACTGGTGTTGTTAGCatgtcccaccatggatgagcCACAAGGTGAAAACCCATTGACCAGAGACCCTCATTGTCCGTACAATGGTGTGGAAATGTGGATCGTTGTTTTTAACTGTCGACCATATGGACTGCGAAGGTTACTGGTCACATACTACGACATaccacatggtccatccacagtggggcctacTAGATGAAAGGTCTGGATCACAAAACAAAAAAGGAATGCAACAAGTGATGCGCATTGCAGGAAATTATTAATAGAAACATACAAATGAAGGAtctaaaaaagtgattttttttttttaaaatcgagATAAGATCAGGCTTTTGTATGATTGGTTCATTTGTTGGCACTCAGAATCATACTCGTGTACACCTGCTTGTGTAAatgggaccgttggatatttctcAACcgcccaataaatgtccaccaatccggcGGGGAGATAAAGAATAAAACTTATTTCTTTTGGTTGATGATACATCTAAATGGGAACCGtactttggacagtttaatttgaaattAGTTATATGCCCCTATATAATTTCTAAGTTTCTGTTTATCATCCATCACTCTTGgcccgagtatcaaagtttttctcttgagTAATGATTGGTGCGAGACTATATAGTCTTAATATATGATACTAAATATTGCAGACATGAATTAGCTCACGAGTCCCAATCATGGATTTGTCTATATATGATATCATATTATTGACATATGAGGCTTCTTTATTCCCGCACGTGTAAGATGGTCCATCTGCGCCCTATAATatatgccaatgtggcacatggTGAGAAATCAAAGGCGCTCATCAGGTGGCAAGGTCCGTCCATTCATCATGCGTGCCACATTGttagaaacaaatggacagctcagaaaaaaagaaaaaatatctgGCAAAGTGGCTtcagctgtccatttgttttcatGAACTATGCAATGTATATCAATAGGCTGTAACACTCCAATACCACCATAAATGAGTGAGCAGAGGGACATTCACATTCACAGTACTCACATCATAAGTAAGCCAGGCTTGCCCTTGGAAGAATATATTAATGGATGCTCCTGTAATTTAAATACTTGATTATctactctgataccatgttaaaaGCTCATCAAACTATGTCCCGCTTGATCAATGGAACAGTACTAATTTTGGAAAAGGCATCTAGATGGtaagacccacctgatggacggcttataTCTCGCACCTATCTACCAGGTTGGCACATGTTGTGTGGTGTAGATGTGATGCCTTATGTAGACACATGGGATTTACTATTCTCTAAGTAACCTCTGTCAATTTTATGCTTTGCTAAGCCATCGTGCCTATAAGGTTAATCACCTACACGCCACCATGCAAAGACAAGTGCAAAATCCGAGTTGTTCATCAGGTAGGCACTACTATATAAATGTTCTTGCcctaaaataaatctggtccgCTCTACAAATGGGACACGATGTAAGTAAAAGAAAGACAAGCAATAAAACTTTGGCCAAGTCTCTTCAAATGTATATTATCCCTACATGGTGGGAAtcctctgatggatggattggatgtcataaatatgTGCCATGCCAATACTTGTGTAGCATTCACATGGATAGATTGAATGTTATAAATATGTGCCATGCTGGTACATGTGTAGCATGCACATGATCCACTTAGTATGCACGCGGACACTTAGGGagtgtttggatcttaagttacttaagataagctacttaagcaagtagcttatcttgatttctacttattaaactaaaGTAATTAAGTACCTTTCAactaaaaaagttacttataattgatcttaaaccaaactggtctcaaataaattacttttaatTTATTTGAGATAagaagtttggtttaagatcaattataagtaactttttgaCTTACAGGTAGTTAATAGTTTTTGtttaataagtaaaaatcaagataagctattttatgcataagtagcttatcttaagtaacttacaattCAAATGCTCCCTTAGCAAAGCTCACAAATTTTGTATCGCTGTTTCAAGTTACTCAGCCAAGCTAGGGAATGTTGGAAAAAGCCAATTAGAATAGCTAAGAGTTGTCATGAAACTATAGAAATCCGTCGTAGAAAGAGAGGCATGACTCAATTAATGCATATGGTGTGCATAGTGATTTCCATGCGCACACATCTTCTGATAGTAAACTGATCAGCGGGAATTTAGCAAGCATTTCAAAATGCagattaaagaaaaaagaaaaaccattttGAAATGATTTATGATTCTCATTGACCATTATTGGATGGTGGGGGATATGCAAGCTCCGTTGCTCTTGCTAaccaaaaatgataataataataattaccacTCTTACCATTTATTCCAACAGTGCTCGTTATATTTTAATTCTCTTAggcatgtttggttttccaattacaatggtaaatgATTGTAAATGGATAAATGATTATTTACTATTATAATTGCATACTAACATCACTTACATTTGGTTGCAATGATGCTTTTGTCACGTTGTTAGCTTCACTCGAAAATCactatgtaaaaatataataattacaagttattttgcTTACTTCCTCAATAATTGTATTTGACACTTAATTTActatgaatatttttttttttaaacaaacatTTGGAAATGATAacgatggctcatttactttgcatttcatagaaattagaaaatcaaataggccattAATAGACAACTAAAAATTAATTGATCAccttttagttaatcataattaagTATTAAAGATTGTGATCTCTAACTTGGTCTTTCATAGAGATCATAAAGATTATAATCTCTGGTATATAATCGCAATATGCTAAAATGGGCAGAACTAATTTTTTGGTGTCTATCAAACCAGCCGTTATATTTTTCTCAGCTCGCTGTACTAAACCATTCACATTTCCACAATTGTTATTTTGGAGTTTCCATCAGAAGTTACTACCGGTGTACCCACAATAACTGCCGAGTGAAGAAAAGAGTCGAGCGGTTATCAGAAGATTGCCGGATGGTGATAACGACATATGAAGGTAGGCACACACATTCCCCATGTGATGACTCGCAATCGTCCGAACATGAAGGCTTCAGCTCATTCTAATCAACTTAATCGAAGAATCCAAAATAAAGTTTCAATCTTCGATTGGATCAGTATAGTCAaggatgatgcatgtattgtttgTAGTAATCTTCATAAAGCTTTTGAAAGGGTGCATTTGTATGCGAAAAATCCAATACCCACTACCCAATGTTCAAAGCACAATCATTTGGACCTGTATCTTTATTTTCATTAGCATAGTAACGTTTGAGAATTGATTTATTAAGATCATTTAAGGGTAATCTTTTTGCAATGTATGATAATATTGGAAGATGCAAGTCATTCTTGGGTAATCTTTTTACTAGTTTTACATGCACTGTACTGCAGGCATGCATTTTTGCACACTAGCACAAGCAGGGAAGTTTTCCAACCTGAAGAGTGCTATTTTTGCTCAATTTCATTCTTCTTTGAACCTATGCTCATGTGCAAGCATGGGTTATATGTGCAAGATTCAATTTTCTGGTCGGCGGACCCCATTGTGCAGATGCCTTGGCCCAAAATCAAGCTGGTCCATTTGTCATGGCGAGCATTGCTTGTGAGTATTCATTTGGCCGCTAGTAGCCTTCTTGGAAAGGGAATCTTTAAGTGTCTATTTCCTGTGTTTGGGTTCCTGGAAATACTTAGAAACATTCTACGTTGAAAACAATTTCAAGCAAAAGAtatgtttttcattttctttcatgaaAGCTAGCTTGTGAATTTCCGGGAACAATTTTCCATCATgggtctttcttcttcttctttttttttaaaaaaatttaaagatctcttctctctctttcccaccaTAGAAACATTGTTTGTAAAATATTCTTAGAATGCCATTCCCAATTCCCAAACTCAATAAGCATGATTTCTATTCTCATAAAATATGTTTAATTAAATGCTTTCTTACCACCATTTATTGGCTTTTATCAGAATCCAAGGACCTTCCGCTGGATGTGTCCTGGCCACCTATGATATTTTGGCTAAGATCACAAGCAGCTGTAAATTGAAAATTATTCCAAGTCTCATTTCCCTAAAAACAATACTAGGTAATGGAGACTCGGGCAGCCAAGTATATCTAACCTAATTTTCGACAACCTTATGTTCAGGTCTAATCTACCAATTGATGAACCCAGGTTGGATTGGCAATATTTCGAAAACGAGACGGGTCAACCTAGGATCCTGTCGAGTCAACTCAGCCTGGTCACTGACCTGATCACTAGGTCAGTGGAACCAGGGATGGACAGCACTTAGGTCTACTTTCCCAAGTCAAAAAGGTAGGGCGAGTCTTTAATTTGGGGTGGATTTCTAATTTCTGTGAgaaatcaattaatttattttataataaaaaatataaaataaaaaatttgactgCTTGTGGAGTCACCGATGACAGACCGAGTCAGGGTTGGTAAACTATGGGATTCGTTGTTGTCTACTCGAAATTCCAGAGACGGCTCAGTTGTTGACTTAAATTGAATTTGACGGTATCTTTGAGCTGACCCACCAACCCAAGCTGGATCCATTTTCGtatcaacccaacccaaacctgacCAGATCCACAAACATGATCGAGACCATTAACACAGATTCCGACGGccaaatatccaaaactcaaatccgAGCCGACCGAATTCAGGTCAGGTGACAAAAGTCCAACCCGGACCCACCCAACCGAACCAGGATTACAAAACCCAACTTCCACTCCAAATGATTGGATTACCACAGTCCAATCCGGTCCAGTTTATGAATGAAAGAAGTCTGCAAAATCCTTGTAGctagcagaaaaaaaaaagaaaaaggtcacGTTATCCATTGTGATCACTTACATCTAAGATATGCCAGCCATTCTTTTCTGGTATATGTCACATGCACGTATGCGAATCTGTCCGTCCATCTAATGGGATTTACTATCCATGGACCGTGCCTAAAGAATTATACCGACCCATGCATCATTTTAGCTACGGATTGGAGATCGA
Coding sequences within:
- the LOC131233504 gene encoding probable WRKY transcription factor 12 isoform X2 is translated as MAAMEGARAGEGGPRCYDLDSSFSGTQAIHDMEFVQMEENHGLSFMVSSQTSSHFPPPQASMPFNTPMAFNDHPISKPWNHDQMESLDPRAGNEPNCTGTNNNDGCNSWWRSSTSEKSKVKMRRKLREPRFCFQTRSDVDVLDDGYKWRKYGQKIVKNSLHPSFHQKLLPVYPQ
- the LOC131233504 gene encoding probable WRKY transcription factor 12 isoform X1; amino-acid sequence: MAAMEGARAGEGGPRCYDLDSSFSGTQAIHDMEFVQMEENHGLSFMVSSQTSSHFPPPQASMPFNTPMAFNDHPISKPWNHDQMESLDPRAGNEPNCTGTNNNDGCNSWWRSSTSEKSKVKMRRKLREPRFCFQTRSDVDVLDDGYKWRKYGQKIVKNSLHPRSYYRCTHNNCRVKKRVERLSEDCRMVITTYEGRHTHSPCDDSQSSEHEGFSSF